Proteins found in one Salinimonas lutimaris genomic segment:
- the thiL gene encoding thiamine-phosphate kinase, translating into MKEFDLIGRYFAAGGYERKDVVVGIGDDCAVTTVAPNQQLAITTDTLVSGVHFLKDAPAKSVAYKAVAVNLSDLAAMGAEPAWISLSLAMSEVDDAWLADFAEGMYELTQYYSVQLIGGDTVRGPLSMTITAQGFVPPGNELKRSTARPGDWIFVTGTLGDAAAGLAVLQKSLDAGDGVREYLINRHLYPTPRVAAGTALRRLASACIDVSDGFLSDLGHILRNSACGAHVQVDQLPLSAQLNDCVSPDKAREYALTGGDDYELIFTVNEEQRGNLETALGSTGVKFTCVGQITGNAGKVDLKLGDAPFPMPELSGYEHSF; encoded by the coding sequence GTGAAAGAATTTGACTTGATAGGCCGCTACTTCGCTGCAGGCGGTTACGAACGCAAGGACGTGGTCGTGGGCATTGGTGATGACTGCGCAGTTACCACCGTTGCTCCGAATCAGCAACTTGCGATTACCACCGATACACTGGTGTCTGGTGTTCACTTCTTAAAAGATGCGCCGGCCAAGTCCGTTGCCTACAAAGCGGTGGCGGTTAACCTTAGCGACCTGGCGGCGATGGGCGCGGAACCGGCCTGGATCAGTCTGTCACTGGCCATGTCTGAAGTCGATGATGCCTGGCTGGCAGATTTTGCTGAAGGTATGTATGAGTTAACTCAGTACTATTCTGTTCAGCTGATCGGTGGTGATACCGTGCGTGGTCCACTGTCGATGACCATTACTGCACAAGGTTTTGTTCCACCGGGGAACGAACTGAAACGCTCAACAGCACGCCCTGGTGACTGGATCTTTGTGACCGGTACCCTGGGCGATGCCGCAGCCGGACTGGCAGTACTCCAAAAGTCGCTGGATGCGGGGGATGGTGTGCGTGAATACTTGATTAACCGGCATCTTTATCCGACGCCGCGGGTAGCAGCAGGAACCGCTCTGCGCCGGCTTGCCAGCGCCTGTATTGATGTGTCTGACGGGTTTTTGTCTGATCTGGGGCATATCCTGCGTAATTCAGCATGTGGAGCACATGTTCAGGTTGACCAGTTACCCTTGTCAGCTCAGCTGAATGACTGTGTCAGCCCTGATAAAGCGCGGGAATATGCACTAACAGGCGGCGATGACTACGAGCTTATCTTTACCGTCAATGAAGAGCAGCGGGGAAACCTGGAAACAGCATTAGGCAGTACCGGGGTGAAGTTTACCTGTGTCGGTCAGATTACCGGTAATGCCGGTAAGGTTGATTTAAAGCTGGGTGATGCGCCTTTCCCTATGCCTGAACTGTCTGGCTACGAGCACAGTTTCTGA
- the nusB gene encoding transcription antitermination factor NusB: MKVSARRKARELAVQGVYSWQLSRNDIAQVELALATSNNMHQVDMVYFQALLRGVAQQATTLDATIKPYLGRLPEELDQIEKAIMRVATFELVERVDVPYRVIINEAIELAKIFGAEDSHKFVNGALDKAVRKLREHER; encoded by the coding sequence ATGAAAGTTTCAGCAAGACGTAAAGCCCGTGAACTGGCTGTACAGGGTGTCTATTCCTGGCAGCTGAGCCGCAATGATATTGCCCAGGTTGAACTGGCTCTGGCAACCAGCAATAACATGCATCAGGTTGATATGGTGTACTTCCAGGCATTGCTGCGTGGTGTTGCCCAGCAAGCCACTACCCTGGACGCTACCATCAAACCGTACCTGGGGCGTTTGCCCGAGGAGCTGGATCAGATCGAAAAAGCCATCATGCGGGTGGCGACCTTCGAGCTGGTTGAGCGCGTTGATGTGCCTTATCGTGTAATCATTAATGAAGCCATTGAACTGGCGAAAATTTTTGGTGCGGAAGATAGCCACAAGTTTGTTAACGGAGCCCTTGATAAAGCCGTTCGCAAGCTGCGTGAGCACGAAAGATAA
- the ribBA gene encoding bifunctional 3,4-dihydroxy-2-butanone-4-phosphate synthase/GTP cyclohydrolase II → MALNTTKEIIEDIRQGKMVILMDDEDRENEGDIIMAAEHVTPEAINFMVTHARGLVCLPMTQERCKRLNLPLMVDNNGAQFSTNFTVSIEAARGVTTGISAADRAATILAAVNPDAQASDIVQPGHIFPLIAKEGGVLNRAGHTEAGVDLPRLAGCEPAGVIVEILNEDGTMARRPELEKFAEKHGLKIGTIADLIEYRNLNETTIEKVAQCKLPTEFGEFELHTFKDVIDNQIHFALKNVEISADEPTLVRVHLHNTLSDLLGSTRAINRSLTLPEGMQQIAEQGGVLVVLGKQEDLVGQVQQFAAEDRGEQPQGKEWQGSSRTIGVGSQILASLGVHKMRLLSKPVKYHALSGYGLEVVEYIHPE, encoded by the coding sequence ATGGCTTTAAATACAACCAAAGAAATTATCGAAGATATTCGTCAGGGCAAAATGGTGATCCTGATGGATGATGAAGATCGCGAAAATGAAGGCGATATCATCATGGCTGCGGAGCATGTGACTCCTGAAGCTATCAACTTTATGGTCACTCATGCTCGCGGGCTGGTGTGTTTACCCATGACGCAGGAGCGCTGTAAACGCCTGAACCTGCCGCTGATGGTCGATAACAACGGAGCGCAGTTTTCCACCAATTTTACCGTGTCAATTGAAGCTGCCCGTGGCGTTACCACCGGCATTTCAGCTGCTGACCGGGCCGCAACCATTCTGGCGGCGGTGAATCCTGATGCCCAGGCCTCAGATATCGTGCAACCCGGGCACATTTTCCCGCTGATTGCCAAAGAAGGCGGGGTACTGAACCGGGCGGGTCATACCGAGGCCGGTGTTGACCTGCCACGTCTGGCAGGCTGTGAACCGGCCGGTGTTATCGTTGAGATTCTCAATGAAGACGGCACCATGGCCCGACGCCCTGAACTGGAAAAATTTGCCGAGAAGCATGGACTGAAAATTGGCACAATTGCCGATTTGATTGAATACCGCAACCTCAATGAAACCACCATTGAGAAGGTGGCACAGTGCAAACTGCCCACTGAATTTGGTGAGTTTGAACTGCACACGTTTAAAGACGTGATCGATAATCAGATTCATTTTGCATTGAAAAATGTCGAAATCAGTGCTGATGAGCCCACGCTGGTGCGAGTGCATCTGCATAACACCTTAAGTGATCTGCTGGGGTCGACCCGGGCCATTAACCGCTCGCTTACTTTACCCGAGGGCATGCAGCAGATTGCAGAGCAGGGCGGTGTACTGGTGGTACTGGGCAAGCAGGAGGACCTGGTGGGTCAGGTTCAGCAGTTTGCCGCTGAGGATCGTGGTGAGCAGCCGCAGGGTAAAGAGTGGCAGGGTTCATCCCGCACGATTGGGGTCGGTAGTCAGATTCTGGCGTCACTGGGTGTACACAAAATGCGCCTGTTGAGCAAACCGGTTAAATACCATGCCTTGTCCGGCTACGGTCTGGAAGTGGTAGAATACATCCATCCGGAATAA
- the ribH gene encoding 6,7-dimethyl-8-ribityllumazine synthase — translation MQVIEGNIRATGKKFAVIVSRFNSFVVESLLEGALDTLERHGEVSDDDITLVRVPGAYELPVVAKKLAEKKQFDAIIALGAVIRGGTPHFDFVAGECNKGLAQVSLEYGVPVSFGVITTDSIEQAIERSGTKAGNKGSEAALGALEMVNVMSAVESL, via the coding sequence ATGCAGGTAATCGAAGGTAATATCAGAGCAACAGGTAAAAAGTTTGCTGTTATCGTGTCGCGTTTTAACAGCTTTGTGGTTGAGAGCTTACTGGAAGGTGCGCTGGATACACTGGAGCGTCACGGTGAAGTGAGCGATGACGATATCACACTGGTACGTGTACCAGGTGCTTATGAATTACCGGTAGTGGCAAAGAAACTGGCCGAAAAGAAACAATTTGATGCAATTATTGCACTGGGTGCAGTGATTCGTGGCGGTACGCCACATTTTGATTTTGTCGCCGGTGAGTGTAACAAAGGGCTGGCGCAGGTGTCTTTAGAATACGGTGTGCCGGTATCATTTGGCGTTATCACGACTGATTCTATCGAACAGGCTATTGAGCGCTCTGGTACAAAAGCCGGTAATAAAGGCTCTGAGGCTGCGTTAGGCGCCCTTGAGATGGTTAATGTAATGAGTGCCGTGGAAAGTCTTTAA
- the dxs gene encoding 1-deoxy-D-xylulose-5-phosphate synthase codes for MSLDLSHYPILAQAQTPDQLRKLPQDKLKALADELRQYLLTCVSQTSGHFASGLGTVELTVALHYVYQTPFDRLIWDVGHQAYPHKIITGRAGRMPTIRKKGGLHPFPWPNESEYDTFAVGHSSTSISAGLGMAVAAEKEGKGRKVVSVIGDGAMTAGMAFEALNHAGDIKKDMVVVLNDNEMSISENVGALNSHLARLLTGNFFNKIRGGGKKLLSNMPPLKEFASRAEEHLKGMVVPGTIFEELGFNYIGPIDGHDVNAMVDTLRNMRNFEGPQLLHVVTRKGKGYPQAEQDPIKFHAVPKFNPADKALPKSKPGSPSFSAIFGQWLCDMASQDPKLMAVTPAMREGSGMVEFSQKYPKQYSDVAIAEQHAVTYAAGLAKDGLNAVVAIYSTFLQRAYDQLIHDVAIQELPVLFAVDRAGIVGADGQTHQGAFDLAFLRCIPNMIVMAPADENECRQMLYTGHVATMPAAVRYPRGAGKGIPPETDMQALQIGKARKLRDGEKVAILNFGTLLPYAEKAAEALNATLIDMRFVKPIDEDMVCAMADSHDLLVTLEDGCIAGGAGSGVTETLQQHKKLVHTLLLGLPDKFIEQGTQEEMYTELGLDAKGIEQQITDYLSR; via the coding sequence ATGAGTTTAGATTTATCCCACTATCCCATACTGGCCCAGGCACAAACCCCGGACCAGCTGAGAAAACTGCCTCAGGACAAGCTTAAAGCGCTGGCCGATGAGCTTCGCCAGTATTTGCTTACCTGTGTAAGCCAGACCAGCGGCCATTTTGCCTCCGGTTTAGGAACGGTAGAGCTCACCGTAGCCCTGCATTATGTCTATCAGACACCATTTGACCGGTTGATCTGGGATGTTGGTCATCAGGCCTATCCGCATAAGATCATCACCGGCCGTGCCGGGCGCATGCCTACCATTCGTAAAAAAGGCGGGCTGCATCCGTTCCCCTGGCCAAACGAAAGCGAATATGACACGTTCGCCGTTGGTCACTCGTCCACCTCGATCAGTGCCGGTCTGGGTATGGCGGTAGCAGCCGAAAAAGAAGGCAAAGGCCGCAAAGTGGTATCTGTCATCGGCGATGGTGCAATGACGGCTGGTATGGCATTTGAAGCTTTGAATCACGCCGGTGATATTAAAAAAGACATGGTGGTGGTGCTGAACGACAATGAAATGTCGATTTCAGAAAATGTCGGTGCCCTGAACTCTCATCTGGCCCGTCTGCTGACCGGTAATTTTTTCAACAAGATTCGCGGTGGTGGCAAAAAGCTGTTGAGTAACATGCCGCCGCTTAAAGAATTTGCCAGCCGGGCAGAAGAACATCTTAAAGGGATGGTAGTACCCGGGACCATTTTCGAAGAGCTGGGCTTTAATTACATTGGCCCGATTGATGGTCACGATGTTAATGCAATGGTGGATACCCTGCGCAATATGCGTAATTTTGAAGGGCCACAGTTACTGCACGTGGTAACCCGCAAGGGTAAAGGCTATCCGCAGGCCGAACAGGATCCGATCAAATTCCACGCTGTCCCTAAATTTAACCCGGCGGACAAGGCGCTGCCTAAATCAAAACCGGGCTCTCCAAGCTTTTCAGCAATTTTTGGTCAGTGGCTGTGTGATATGGCCAGTCAGGATCCTAAACTGATGGCGGTTACCCCTGCTATGCGTGAAGGCTCAGGTATGGTCGAGTTTTCACAGAAATATCCGAAACAATACAGTGATGTGGCCATTGCCGAACAGCATGCGGTGACTTATGCCGCAGGCCTGGCCAAAGATGGCCTGAATGCAGTGGTAGCTATCTATTCCACCTTTTTGCAACGCGCTTATGATCAGCTTATTCATGATGTGGCGATTCAGGAACTGCCAGTCTTATTCGCTGTTGATCGGGCCGGCATTGTGGGCGCAGATGGCCAGACTCACCAGGGCGCTTTTGACCTGGCATTTTTACGCTGTATCCCTAACATGATTGTGATGGCACCAGCAGATGAGAATGAGTGCCGTCAGATGCTCTACACCGGTCATGTTGCCACTATGCCAGCAGCAGTACGCTACCCCCGTGGCGCAGGCAAAGGGATTCCCCCTGAGACTGACATGCAGGCACTGCAGATCGGTAAGGCACGGAAACTGCGCGATGGTGAGAAAGTGGCCATTCTCAACTTTGGAACGTTACTGCCGTATGCAGAAAAAGCCGCCGAAGCATTAAACGCCACCCTGATCGACATGCGCTTTGTTAAGCCCATTGATGAGGACATGGTTTGTGCCATGGCCGACAGCCATGACTTACTGGTTACTCTGGAAGATGGCTGTATTGCCGGTGGCGCCGGTAGTGGCGTCACAGAGACGCTGCAACAGCATAAAAAGCTGGTGCATACCCTGCTGCTGGGCTTGCCTGATAAGTTTATTGAGCAAGGCACCCAGGAAGAAATGTACACCGAGCTGGGACTGGACGCCAAAGGCATTGAACAGCAGATCACGGACTACCTGAGCCGCTAA
- a CDS encoding phosphatidylglycerophosphatase A family protein, with protein MQREYRERISMKNPVHFCALGFGSGLVPFMPGTFGSLAAIPLLLLTTGLSAWAFIAVTVAISLIGIYFCGKTADDMQVHDHGSIVWDEVAGMFCTFLFVSLTPLHLAAGFVLFRLFDILKPWPINVIDKRLHGGTGIMLDDLLAGLMSCAALHALLLIMPF; from the coding sequence ATGCAGCGGGAATACCGCGAACGCATATCAATGAAAAATCCGGTGCACTTTTGTGCGCTGGGTTTTGGCAGTGGCCTTGTCCCGTTTATGCCGGGTACGTTTGGCTCACTGGCGGCCATCCCTTTGTTATTACTGACTACCGGTTTGTCAGCCTGGGCATTTATTGCCGTAACAGTGGCGATCTCGCTGATTGGCATTTACTTTTGCGGTAAAACAGCCGATGACATGCAGGTACATGACCATGGTTCCATTGTCTGGGATGAGGTCGCCGGCATGTTTTGCACTTTTTTGTTTGTATCACTGACGCCCCTGCATCTGGCTGCGGGATTTGTCCTGTTCCGGCTGTTTGATATTCTCAAACCCTGGCCCATCAATGTAATTGATAAGCGCCTGCATGGCGGTACCGGCATTATGCTGGATGATTTACTGGCGGGCCTGATGTCCTGCGCGGCATTGCACGCTCTGTTACTGATTATGCCCTTTTAG
- the ribD gene encoding bifunctional diaminohydroxyphosphoribosylaminopyrimidine deaminase/5-amino-6-(5-phosphoribosylamino)uracil reductase RibD, with translation MTHTALPSSAVEQDYIWMAQAIKLARRGRYTTSPNPRVGCVILDSQGNLAGQGAHLQAGTPHAEVHALQQAGARAAGGTAYVTLEPCSHYGRTPPCAEALVKAGVARVVIAMTDPNPQVSGRGIEKLQQAGIEVVSDILAAEAAALNRGFIKRMVTQKPFVTVKLAASLDGKIALANGKSQWITGPQARRDVQHYRAASCAVLTGSGTALADNPSLLVRPEQAGFTDYPLAEIRQPVRVVIDSNASLPDTLQLFSDGYETWRMVGDDQPGAIKHVPVPLQNGKLDLSAMLTMLAQRNINEVWVEAGPDLAGALLLAGEVDELIVYQAPKLLGDRGRSMVSLGELTSLDDAIELCLTEQVQVGQDIRLTYQVRHLNK, from the coding sequence ATGACTCACACTGCTTTGCCATCTTCTGCCGTAGAACAAGACTACATCTGGATGGCACAAGCCATCAAACTGGCCCGCCGTGGCCGGTATACTACCTCTCCTAATCCTCGTGTAGGCTGTGTGATTCTGGACAGTCAGGGTAACCTGGCCGGTCAGGGCGCACACCTGCAGGCTGGTACTCCCCATGCTGAGGTTCATGCTCTGCAGCAGGCAGGCGCGCGCGCGGCTGGGGGCACCGCTTATGTCACACTGGAGCCGTGTAGTCACTACGGGCGTACACCACCGTGTGCTGAAGCCCTGGTGAAAGCCGGCGTGGCAAGGGTGGTGATTGCCATGACGGACCCTAATCCGCAGGTCAGCGGGCGGGGAATTGAAAAATTGCAACAGGCCGGTATTGAAGTGGTGAGTGACATACTGGCGGCGGAGGCGGCTGCTCTGAACCGTGGGTTTATTAAACGCATGGTAACCCAGAAGCCCTTTGTGACCGTAAAGCTGGCAGCCAGTCTGGATGGTAAAATCGCGCTGGCAAATGGTAAGAGTCAGTGGATTACCGGCCCTCAGGCACGCCGTGACGTGCAGCATTATCGTGCCGCAAGCTGTGCGGTGCTGACCGGCTCAGGCACGGCACTGGCTGATAATCCCAGTTTATTGGTGCGCCCTGAACAGGCCGGGTTTACCGACTATCCGCTGGCCGAAATTCGTCAACCGGTTCGGGTAGTGATAGACAGCAACGCCAGCCTGCCAGACACATTGCAGCTGTTCAGTGACGGTTATGAAACATGGCGCATGGTTGGAGATGATCAGCCCGGGGCAATAAAACATGTACCGGTACCATTGCAAAATGGCAAACTGGACCTATCTGCTATGTTAACCATGCTGGCTCAGCGTAATATCAACGAAGTCTGGGTTGAAGCCGGACCGGATCTGGCTGGTGCGTTGTTACTGGCTGGCGAAGTCGATGAATTAATTGTGTATCAGGCCCCTAAGCTACTGGGCGACAGAGGTCGCAGTATGGTGTCGCTGGGCGAGCTGACCAGTCTTGATGATGCCATTGAGCTGTGCCTGACCGAACAGGTTCAGGTAGGGCAGGATATACGGCTGACCTATCAGGTCCGCCACCTTAACAAATAA
- a CDS encoding riboflavin synthase, giving the protein MFTGIVQALGTLRQLDRRGEDIRLTVSAGKLDMSDVALGDSIATNGVCLTVVEYGEDYYCADVSSETIRLTGFAHYRAGSQVNLEKAMRPTDRFGGHIVSGHVDGVGTISSITEHADYFEIWVKAPDDLAKYIAHKGSITVDGVSLTVNEVRGAEFMLWIIPHTLQETVIGSYKAGSQVNLEVDVVARYLERLMLGDKAAAPKASGIDMSFLAENGFLRK; this is encoded by the coding sequence ATGTTTACAGGAATCGTGCAGGCGTTAGGTACTCTGCGTCAACTTGACAGACGCGGCGAGGATATTCGACTTACCGTCTCTGCCGGCAAGCTGGATATGAGTGATGTTGCCTTAGGTGACAGCATTGCTACCAATGGTGTTTGCCTGACCGTGGTGGAATACGGCGAAGATTATTACTGCGCGGATGTCTCGTCAGAAACGATCCGACTGACCGGTTTTGCGCATTACCGGGCTGGCTCTCAGGTTAACCTGGAAAAGGCCATGCGCCCGACAGACCGGTTTGGTGGCCACATTGTGTCTGGCCACGTTGATGGTGTGGGGACTATTTCCAGTATTACCGAGCATGCCGATTATTTTGAAATCTGGGTTAAAGCCCCAGACGACCTGGCCAAATATATTGCTCACAAAGGCAGTATTACGGTCGATGGCGTCAGCCTGACAGTGAACGAAGTGCGTGGCGCCGAGTTTATGCTATGGATTATTCCGCACACCCTTCAGGAAACCGTTATTGGTTCTTATAAAGCGGGTTCTCAGGTAAATCTGGAAGTGGATGTCGTTGCACGTTATCTTGAACGTCTGATGCTGGGCGATAAAGCGGCCGCGCCCAAAGCCAGCGGCATTGATATGTCTTTTCTGGCTGAAAACGGCTTTTTAAGAAAATAA